Genomic DNA from Psychrilyobacter piezotolerans:
CTTCCGCTCCCTCTTGTAAAGTTTTGAATCCTTCTTTTTTGATTTGAGAGAAATGTGCGAAGTAGTCGTTCCCGTCTTCTGCTGAAATAAATCCAAATCCTTTGTCATCGTTAAACCATTTAACTGTTCCTTTTAACATGTGTTACCTCCGTAAAATTTTAATACAGATAAGTTTTTCTTAAAATCCATTTAACCTTAAACCCTGTTGAAGGGTTTCTTAACCAATGAAGCTCTTGTCTGACTCTCTGTTACTATTAATACAGTATCATAAATGT
This window encodes:
- a CDS encoding cold-shock protein, whose product is MLKGTVKWFNDDKGFGFISAEDGNDYFAHFSQIKKEGFKTLQEGAEVTFEITEGAKGPQASNIETV